One Triticum dicoccoides isolate Atlit2015 ecotype Zavitan chromosome 3B, WEW_v2.0, whole genome shotgun sequence genomic window, ttcaggccgtggtggcccagtaggtggcatttttttattttttttctagttttttgttttgttttttgcattatttattttcttttgttttttgctttatttttaattctttttgcttttaggtcacaaaattataaactttctttagtgtcattagtttttaaatttgaattctttgaaatttgtgtgaatcactagtttgtgattaactttactataaaaatagattttggagtgattctttttcctactatttaatattactgtgttttatcattatattcaaaaacagattttgttattttagtttctatgaaaaaaatctttatgataattctttttgctattaaactttctaacaaaaaaaattctttatgatttttttttcttttaatgttttgaacagaaaatactttgataattttatttgCACAAATTTTATAtagttttagtttcaataatactagaggtttatataaggtttttagttgattccttttgctattggacttttataaaagctttttagttgattttttttgctattgaagaatattatagttttgttttagttgaccataacagaatattttaattgattatttttagttcattatttttgctattggttcattatttttgctattatAGTTCAGTTTTTGAGCTAaacgaccctgaaattgaaaagcaccacaaataaactctgaaaaggttgaaagttggcatggtatcatcatttcacccacatagcatgttccaaaaagttgagagggttacggcaaaacttggatgcactccgtgtacaaaatggataatctctttcgaagtatcagggtttcggacgaaaactcatctattacaaagggatttcattttttgaacttatttgaactccagaatttTTTGTGTTCAaagtgcaccattcaaagccacatcataaatttcaacactttctgacttcatttggtatttttcatgcatttaatgattttttagctaaatgaccctgaaattgaaatgcactacaaatgaactctgaaaaggttgaaagttggcatggtatcatcatttcacccacatagcatgtgctaaaaagttgagaggattacggcaaaaactggatgcacttcgtgtacaaaatggacaatctctttcgaagtatcagagtttcggacgaaaactcatctctcacaaagggatttcattttttgaacttatttgaactccagaatttttgtgtgtttaaaatgcaccattcaaagccacatcatcaattttcaacactttctgacttcatttggtatttttcatgcatttactgattttttgagctaaataacCCTGAAATTGATAagtactacaaatgaactctgaaaaggttgaaagttggcatggtatcatcatttcacccacatagcatgtgctaaaaggggtcagacgaactgggaccattggccctcgaggcccggccggccccctggcctcacgatcCGGGACTAATGCTCCCATTGGTCCTGGGTTGTATGAGAACCGGGAGTAATGCCCTCTTCAAGCCTGGACCAAAGCtcagttttctactagtgtcactaAATAAGACAATCGGGAGTAGAGACTCAAATTTCGCGCCAGGTAGGAGAAGCTCAAAGTTGCAACTGCTTGGGACTTTTTATGGAGGTATGTATATATAGCACACCTTATTCAGTGTCTAACTACTAAAGGTCGCCCAATGCATGACCAGCCTTTGTCATGCTCATGGTGTAGTTAGGAGACTTATTTCAATCTGTTTTCAAGAAAGATGTCCAGGTTCTTCATTCCTATCATCATGGGTCATTGCTTCTTCGCATTTTAGGTTGTAATTTATATTGTTAGATATTAGATTGGTTCCTACATTCCATTGATAAGTGCTTGTTGGACATTAACTATTCATTGTATGTACCTACTAATTTTTTTTTGAGACACTGTATGTACCTATGAATAGTATTTATTGTATGTACATAAACAGGGCCCTATGTTTAATTAGCAACAGCCGTCTATTGNNNNNNNNNNNNNNNNNNNNNNNNNNNNNNNNNNNNNNNNNNNNNNNNNNNNNNNNNNNNNNNNNNNNNNNNNNNNNNNNNNNNNNNNNNNNNNNNNNNNNNNNNNNNNNNNNNNNNNNNNNNNNNNNNNNNNNNNNNNNNNNNNNNNNNNNNNNNNNNNNNNNCCTACTTCAACACATGACACCCTGTTAAAAGCAGTCCCAAGATGTGCGGTCTAGTTTAGGTGTGGCTGCACCATGGCTCCATGCAAAATTTCTGACTTAGTGAATCTTGCGATGTGTTATTTGGGTGTATTGGAACAAGTTAGTGCTGGTGCTTGTAGTAGTCTCGATCGATTACTCAAACAGAGTTACTATAATAGAAAACATTGTGTGCTGAATTTGTTGGTCAAAAACTCGAAATGAATGACTCTTATTTGATGGAAGTTCTTGATCTTCATGTTCTATCGTAGTACAATCACCGAGTGTGGCTTGGTGACGATTTTAACTGAAAAATGGTTTAGGGCTCATCCAAGCTGAACAAGAAGACATGGTAGCATTAGAACGTTGCAGAGTGTCAAGATGAGGAAACAAGTAGAGAGAGCCAAGCAAGAGAAGATCATGGAATCTTCCAAGACGATTTTTCCTCATTCCTatttccaactatgttagcactatcCACAAGTAACTTCTCCTTCGACAAACACGAGAAACCTTTCTTGATTACGTTGTTTANNNNNNNNNNNNNNNNNNNNNNNNNNNNNNNNNNNNNNNNNNNNNNNNNNNNNNNNNNNNNNNNNNNNNNNNNNNNNNNNNNNNNNNNNNNNNNNNNNNNNNNNNNNNNNNNNNNNNNNNNNNNNNNNNNNNNNNNNNNNNNNNNNNNNNNNNNNNNNNNNNNNNNNNNNNNNNNNNNNNNNNNNNNNNNNNNNNNNNNNNNNNNNNNNNNNNNNNNNNNNNNNNNNNNNNNNNNNNNNNNNNNNNNNNNNNNNNNNNNNNNNNNNNNNNNNNNNNNNNNNNNNNNNNNNNNNNNNNNNNNNNNNNNNNNNNNNNNNNNNNNNNNNNNNNNNNNNNNNNNNNNNNNNNNNNNNNNNNNNNNNNNNNNNNNNNNNTCATTCTGCTTGCCATGGCGCCATGGCATCGAGTCGAGGATGGACCAGGAAGGACAGCTGTGCTGTCTCGGCTTACACTGGGGCGGTTATCTATGTGTTTGGTGTGCTCGTGTATTGCTAAGTTCTTCTTTGTAGAGTCCTACCAGTTCATGGCCGTGTGCAACAGTGTCGTGTATTTCATCTTGGGAACAACCATGCTTACCATGCTTACCATGCTTTGGGAAAACTTGTTCAAGGTCAGTACTATATTTTTCTCACTCGAGTTTACTTTCTGAGTTGTATTTATTCACTGCCAGACTAGCATTAAATGCTTGGTGTATTACGATGCAGTGAGGTGCAGTCCAATTTGGAGGTAAAGCAGTTGAACTTTATGGATTTGGCAAACCCGCAGAGGATTCGGAGGCACCTTTGTTGTGCATAATTGATCAACTGTAGAACATCTCTTGTTGAGCAAAAACTGTAAAGTTGTAGTACAACCTGTGTTGAGCTAAACTGCTCACCTGTAGCACATCTCTGGTTGAGCAAAACTGTTCAAGCTACATCACATCTTTAGATGCTTAGATCATCCATCTTTTTTTTTAACACAGATCTCGTCCATCTTGTTTGCTgcttgtcccaaaataagtgtctcaattttaTACTAatcttagtacaaagttgtactaagtttgagacacttatttcaggacggagggagtatttctttgTTTGCAGCCTAATTGTATAGCCGATCAATTTGTGGCTTAACTGTAATGTCGTTTACTTTGTGGCTTAAGTGTCCATATTCCACCCAAGCATCACCGAAGAAATTTTTCGTAAAATCTAAACAATGTTGGCAACATTTGGAAAATGTTATTGAATTTAAGAAGTTCACAAATCAGAGAAAAATAGTCTAGGATTATAAATGAAGAAATTAAAAATGAACTCCAAATAAAAAGAGACAAGAAAAGGAAAAACCATTTAAACCGACGGAGACAAACAGATAAGAAGAAAAACCGAGTGAACACAAAAAAACTGTTTTCTGTATATTTGGTCCAAGGCATCACGACGTGGGCTGGTTCTTCTACTGCTCTGGTCTCTCGGAGCATCTACACCCGCGGACGCGTCTGGCAGGGGCGAAGCCAGGGGACGAGCAGGCCCCCTCGCCCCCATGATCCACAATTTTAGTAGGAGCGACGAGTAATTACCAACGAGATTATATCAATATACGTACTCGGCCCCCCCTATACttgaatcctggctccgccactggcgtCCGGACGCATCCGAGTACCTTTCATCCCTTAGATCCATGCAAAGCATGCAGAAGAAAACCGACGTACTACACATATCATCCTGGTCTATACTACGTTTCGTCGTCAGAGATGTGCACGATCTTTGTGCTGGGCGTCGGGTAGATGGGATAGTAGGACGGCTCCGGCTCCTCCTCATCCATATAGGAGAGCATCTCGTCGACGTCCGCTCCCTGCTGCGCCTCCGCTTCCGCCTGGAGTGAATAGAGGATTGCCTGCTCCCTCGCCCGCTGATCCGCATCCACcgcgtcctcctcctccgcctcctcctgctCTTCGTCCTCCTTCGCTCATcctgctccgcttcctcctccttgtcgtcgtcctcctccagaTCCACCGCATTCGGAGGTAGCCCCGCGACAATCTGGGCTTCGCGCCTTGCCCGGATCTGCTCCAGGAGCTGCAGCCGGCGCTCTGGCCTTAGATAAGGATAGCTCCTGACCTGTCGGCGTGTTGTCATGGCTACTTGATTGTGGTGGCGGCCGACGAGTGAAATGTTAAGGTGGACGGCGATTAAAAAGTGACGGGAGGGGATGAAATGTGAACGGATAGGATTTCGGTTCCGGCGTCCAGCTTAAATAGCCAGGCTAGGGGACTTGTGCGGCGCCCCGGAGCACCAACATGCGGCTCCATCAGTCCATCGAAGGAGACGAGTTTCAGACCGACAGGTTTCACAGTGTTTTTCCGAGGGACCCGCATGCCAGTCCGACATGGCGGACGTACCGTGTGGCGCCCGGGCCTCCCCATATCTGCTCCAGATTTGCGCTGGATATGAGGGTTGCCGGTCAGCCCAGGCGTTTAAGGCCCGTTTGAAAAGCCTGTCCGAGCCGCAATTTTTGACCGGACCGTCCGCTTGGGCGTTTGAGGGGGGTTTGAGGCGTCCGGCTATAGATTCTCTCAACGTCGCTCTACGCCCCATGCCGGTGTCTCAGCCTTGCTGCAGTGTGTTCGTGCCGGTCCTCGCTCCTGTCACCTCGGGAAGCTACCCTGCTCTCACCGCTTCCCCGCAGCTCACCgcacatttttaaatacatggatTTTACCAATTTTGCTCAGTTCATGTAATCTATTTGTAATAAATTATTTCCTCAAGAAAATACTTGTAATGAATTTCGGTTGAGCCCATCGTCTAGATGCAAAGTCGTGGTGAAATGAAATTCTTCTCGACAAAAGAAATAACATGTGGCTAGGTTGGAACAAAATATGGGGCAGCATGTATTACTAGTATGATAAAAAGAAACAAATGGAAGAAGAGGGAGACTAAACAGGAAacggaaaacagaactgaaatacagGTAGCCAAATAGCCAAACGCCACAAATGCCACCAGTCCTTTTAGCACGTTTCTATTCAATATATCTGAAGGAAGGTAGTTACACTGCACAAGCGTCATATTACAAAATCTGTAAGATCACTATCTAAAGTGGAAGCAAATATTATACTAGCATATAAGATCAGATAGGCACTCGACGTTTCTTCCTCCCGGACAAGTTAGCACTTTCAGGTAGATTTTGAATAGAACTTGCAACAAAGTGCTCAAACCTTGTGTAAGGGGGTATCCTTGATTCCCATGACAACAGACTGAACTCCCCTTTTGGTCTGTTATTCGGGTTTACCAACAGTTCTCCAAGTGTCACGGTTTCCTTCTTCATCGGAATATTATTAGTCAATCTGTTGCCGGTATCAATACAGTTTGCGATGCGAACCGCAGACGACGGATGCAAAGCAAAGTCGGTTATGTCCACCGGATGACCTTGTTCAAACAGCAGATATGGATATACACCATGCTCGGATAGGTTCTTCTGAATCACTCGTCTTGTTTTGCCCAACACGCAAAGCCAGAACTGAACATCGAGATTCCTTCTCAACACATCCGCGAACGCATTTGTCGTGACGAGTGACCCTCCTGGCTGAAAGATCTTCGCAAATTCTTCCGCGATTCGCCCTAGCTGCGGGTGCTCTGACGGGTCTGCACTGCCAAACGTGAGTGTCTTGAAGAGGTACCAAAACTCCTCATAGGAGAGGTTACTGAGATAAATTGGCTTCACTGTTCCAAATCTGGCTAGCCTTTGAAGCTTACTTATGATGATCACCCTGCTTCCCTTGCCCATTCTTTTTACAAAGGAGTAAAACTTTGTCCAGTCCTCCTCATCTACATCTGAAACAAACTCAACAACCACCAAAAATCTACTCCCTGACATGGTCCTTCCATGCTCAATGATTCTCAGGAGACTATCTccattcaagtgcaaaattgaagcgaAATGCGAGCGGACCGTCTCGTTGTCGCAGGCATGAGCAACCAGCGTTTTCTTTCCGACTGCGACGCCACCAATGATCGGTAGCACGGCCGGAGAATCACCGGGAGGGTCATGTTGCAGTAAGAAGCTCAAGAGGTGCTGCTTCTCTACGTGTCGGCCAAACATGAAGTGGTCCGTGTAAAGGTAGGCATCATAAGGCCTGCGAGACATCCGTTCACATCCGCCCAGAAGCACAACAAATTCTGCCATGTTTGCCACAACAATCTCTAAGCTTCTCAAGGCACCGTGTAACTCCAGGTGAATGGATCTGCCCTTCCCTCTAAACTCGGTTCTTCGAGGACGCTTGAAAGGGAAGGATAAATATGAGACGCTGGATGAGTCGCTAACCTCGTCGATGGTACCGCTGTCAAGTAGTTGTTGGAAATTGAAGGCGTCCAGCACATGATGGCCTCGGTACATGGCCTCTGTGAGCATCTTGAGCTGCGTCAGCATCCCGGAGCTGGAGATGCATCGTCGATCCGCCTCCTCGATGACGGTGCGAGCTCTAATCAGGAGATGTTGCAGCTTCTCCACCAGGTTCTCCTCCTCTAATTGTGTGTGGCTATGGGACTGATACTTGTTCATCAGGAAGGAGATGAACCGGCTCACAAGCTCACTTGTAACCGCAGAAATGGCGACCTCCATGGCGATGGAGTTGATTGTTGACGCGGAAAGCGATAGGGAAGCTCGGCTTTTCGATCAGTTTGGTCGTGATGAGTGCACAAGCTGCTTGCTTCCTCAAATTGGCCTCTGCCACTGGACACACAAGTCTCCATCCGTGACATCAAGGGTCACACCGGACGGCACTTTTTTCACCACTAAAGGAATCCTAGTATATTTGACGTGGGCACGCCAACTACGACGATATATATCCATAGAATTCAGCGTTGTTCAAACACACTCGTTCTCCCTCTGTTTAACAACATGCCTTTCTCATATGCAAATATTAGTGGTAACATTTTATTTATACTAATTAGAGGCTATTTCGAATCACCATGGTAACTCGTTAATTTAGAAAAGGCTTGATGATTCAGATGCGGCGATTTGGCTCTCGGGTCCTGGTGCTCTAGTGGATGATGAACagtaaaatttaaaaaaaattaatcCAAATTTTTTGAACATGCAAGATGCTTGAATGTGTGATGCACATGCCAATTTTTGGCGGCGTTTGGACATTTGAGTAGCTCTCAGAAAAAAAATCAGACATGTATGAAAGTTTTAAAAAATGCACTGTTTGGAGctcattttgtcttttttgcctcgAACTCCTCGAATGTCATTTATCCACGAAATTTAGCACGCACCTGGTGCACTCAATTTTTTCTTGGCAGAAAATTATGGTAAATCTTGTTTGGCGCTATAAGCGTGGAGGCGCACACACCCACAGCAAACAGATTTAAGTAGTGGTCTGGCCCATGTCGGAGGGTACGGTTGAACTCCCCACCTGATTTTTTAAAGATTCTAGAATGTTGTGCGTGCGGTTTTCCTTTTCTGTTCTATGTTTTTCTTCCTGTTCTTTCtggtttttccttctttttttcctttttctttttttgtttcctcTTTAATTTTTCATGTTAAAACATTAGTTTTTAAAAAAATTGCAGCATTTTTTGaaagtcatgaacattttcaatCCACAAATTTCTAAGATCTATAAAAAATTATGTTCACTGGGATTTTTTGGATTCATTAAATTTTTTTTAAACTCATGAGTATTTTTTAAAATACTTGATTTTTTTATATTTCACGAAGGCAACATAGCAATAGCAGCCAAACCTGGTCAGAAAACAAATGAGCGCTAGATCGACAGATGAGCGAGTGAACCAGACCGACCGA contains:
- the LOC119280601 gene encoding uncharacterized protein LOC119280601; its protein translation is MEVAISAVTSELVSRFISFLMNKYQSHSHTQLEEENLVEKLQHLLIRARTVIEEADRRCISSSGMLTQLKMLTEAMYRGHHVLDAFNFQQLLDSGTIDEVSDSSSVSYLSFPFKRPRRTEFRGKGRSIHLELHGALRSLEIVVANMAEFVVLLGGCERMSRRPYDAYLYTDHFMFGRHVEKQHLLSFLLQHDPPGDSPAVLPIIGGVAVGKKTLVAHACDNETVRSHFASILHLNGDSLLRIIEHGRTMSGSRFLVVVEFVSDVDEEDWTKFYSFVKRMGKGSRVIIISKLQRLARFGTVKPIYLSNLSYEEFWYLFKTLTFGSADPSEHPQLGRIAEEFAKIFQPGGSLVTTNAFADVLRRNLDVQFWLCVLGKTRRVIQKNLSEHGVYPYLLFEQGHPVDITDFALHPSSAVRIANCIDTGNRLTNNIPMKKETVTLGELLVNPNNRPKGEFSLLSWESRIPPYTRFEHFVASSIQNLPESANLSGRKKRRVPI